CATTGCAAATGATACGGATCCAGAAGGAAACCCTACCGCACCCACGAATGGTGTTGGTCAATTCACCGTGGATATCAATACCGGTCTTGGTGGTGTGCAGGTCAACAATACAACAGTGGCAGGCGTATGGACCTATGATCCGGCAACAGGAATTGTCACCTTCGATCCGGCGAATAACTACAACGGCACAGCTGCGATCCAATATCAATTGTGTGACCCGGAAGGATTTTGTGATATTGCGACGATCTCATTCGTTGTGACATCGGTTCCCGACGCGCCTGATGCAGTGGACGATAATGGCGGCGTGCTCGTTGAGGATGGCCCCAACGGAACGGTCAACATCATTGCGAACGACACGGACCCAGAAGGAAACCCCTCCCCGCCGACGAACGGGTTGAACCAATTCAGAATTGACCTGAACCCGGTGGCGGCTGGTATTCAAACAACAGTGACCAATGCACTGGGTACATGGACCTATGCTACGGCGACCGGGATCGTGACCTTCAACCCAGCGAATAACTACCATGGTACCGCAACGCTTTCCTATCAGTTGTGCGACCCGACCGGGCTGTGCGACAATGCGAATATCACGTTCGTCGTTTCTGCCCAGAATGATCCACCGGATGCCGTGGATGACATCGTACTTGCACCATTGATCGAGGACGGAGCGAACGGAACCGTGAACATACTTTCGAACGATACGGATGCGGATGGTACGGTATCAGCACCGACCAATGGTGCAGGCCAATACATCATTGATCTGGACCCCGCGAACCCCGGTTATCAATTGGTGCTACCAACAACGCAAGGTTTCTGGAGCTACAATACCACGACTGGTATCGTCACCTTCAACCCTGCCGATAATTTCTTCGGAACAGCTACCACTCCCTATGTGCTATGTGATCCGGATGGCGGATGTGATCAAGCCAATATCACATTCACTGTCAGTTCCGTAAATGACCTTCCCGATGCGCAGGGCGAATTCGGTGGAACATTGTTGGAAGATGGTGTGAACGGTTCCGTTGACATCCTTGCGAATGATACCGACCAGGATGGTGACCCTGTTCCGCCGACCAACGGCCCTGGTGAATTCACCGTTGATCTTGACACAGGAACACCGGGAGTACAGACGAACATGACCAATGCGGTCGGTGTTTGGACCTACGACCCGGTGACCGGCATCGTTACGTTCGATCCTGCGGATAACTACTATGGCACTGCGCAGTTGACCTATGAGCTTTGCGATCCTGAGGGAGCATGTGATCAGGCAGCGATCACCTTCAATGTTGATCCCGTGAATGATCCGCCGATCGTGAACGATGATATCGATAACACGATACAGAATGGGATCGTATTTACCAATGTGGTAGCGAACGATACCGATAGTCTTGATCCGAACGGCGGCATTGATGTGACCTCCATCACGATCATCGCCGGACCTTTCAATGGAACCGCTAACGCAGAGCTTAATGGTAGTATCTCATATCTCCCGGATCTGGATTACGTGGGCCCGGATTCGATCCAGTACACAGTGTGTGATGTCGGTTACCCGTTGCCGGTGCTCTGTGATACGGCTTGGCTCTTCCTTACCGTGGATGATCTTTCGCCACAGGCCCTTGATGATGTGAGCGCGGTGAATGAGGACGACTTTGTGGTGATCGATGTACTAGCGAACGATAATTCGCCGACCGGAGTATTGCTTATTGGCACTGTGGCGATCGTGGATCTTCCGACCAATGGTACCGCAGTCGTGAATCCGGACGGTACCATTACGTATACACCGGATCCGAACTTCAACGGCGCAGATGACTTCACCTATACCGTTTGCAATGATGCAGGCTTCTGTTCCAACGCTACGGTCGTGATCGATGTGATCCCTGTGAATGATCCACCCGTGGCTGCGGACGACAACTATACCACCGACGAGGATACAGCACTGATCATGGATGTTCTGACCAATGACTCCGATCCGGCAGATCCCAATGGTGGTATTGATAGTACTTCCGTAACGATCCTGAATGGTCCTTTCAATGGAACGGCTGTTGTGAACTTGGATGGCACGATCACGTATGATCCAATACCGAACTACAACGGTCCGGACTCATTGCAATATGTGGTCTGTGACCTCGGGGTTCCGTTACCGGCATTGTGTGATACAGCTTACGTATTCATTACTGTTCTTCCGGTCAATGATGCTCCTGTGGTCAATGATCCATTGGGTGGTACTGTTGATACTCTGTACGTAATTACCTCAGTGAATGTGCCCCTCACTGTTTGTCTGTTGGCATTCGACCTTGATGGGGACCCTGTGGATGTTACCGATGCCCTGAACGGACCAAGCAATGGTGCTATTTCCGGGCTGAGCAATAACGATACGTGTTTCACCTTCACGCCAAACCTCGATTACGTTGGAATGGATACCGTTAATATCGTGTTCTGCGATGATCAAGGTGCTTGTGATACGATCAACGTAGTGATCACGGTCCTACCGAATTCGCCTCCGGTGATCACGGACAATGGAGGCACACCGATCGATACGTTGAACGTTTCAACGTTGACCGATGTACCACTCGTGATCTGTTTGAATGCAACGGATGCTGAAGGCGATACACTTGATGCAACGGCAACATTGAACGGTCCGAACGATGGTATAATGTCCGGTGTGAATGATGGAGACACCTGCGTGACATACACACCGGATCCCGGATATTTTGGAATGGATACCGTTACCGTAGTGGTATGCGACCAGAACGGTGGATGCGATACTGTGGTCGTAGTGATAACTGTGATCCCGAATCAACCGCCGGTGATCGTGGATGAGAACGGAACACCGATCGATAGCCTCGCTGTTACAACTCCGGAGGATCAACCGATCATTATCTGTCTCAATGCGATCGATCCAGATGGCGATGCAGTGGATGTTACCGGTGCAACCTTCGGACCTCTGAACGGTACCCTCAATGGTCTGAATGACAACGATACGTGCTTCACCTATATACCCGATCCGGATTATAATGGACCCGATACGGTTACGATCCAGGTGTGTGATGGTTTAGGAGGGTGTGATGTGATCACGATGGTCATTGATGTTACACCGGTGAACGATCCACCCATTGCTACGAATGACACCGTTACCACGAATGAGGATACTGCAATTACTGTGGATGTGATCAACAACGACAACGATGATGCCGATGGATCACCGCTCGACTCTGCTTCCGTAACCGTGATCGGTGGACCTCAGGACGGCACGGCCACGGTGAACGGCGATGGAACAATATCCTATGTGCCAGGACTGAACTTCAATGGCTCGGATTCCCTCATCTACGTGATCTGCGACACCGGTGTGCCGCTGCCAGCGATCTGCGATACGGCTGTTGTGTACATCACGGTTACACCGGTCAACGACCCACCTGTTATCACGGATGGTGGAGGTACATCGATCGATACATTGAACGTATCAACATTGGTGGATGTGCCGATCGTGATCTGCTTCTTCGCAACGGATGCTGAAGGCGACACGCTTGATGCCACCGCAACATTGAACGGACCGACGAATGGTACCATGTCCGGTGTGAATGATGGTGATACCTGCGTTACGTACACACCTGACCCAGGATTCGTTGGCACGGATACGGTGACGGTTGTGATATGCGATCCATTCAATGGCTGTGATACCGTGGTCGTAGTGATCACCGTGCTCTCGAATCAACCACCGGTGATCGTGGATGGGAACGGAACACCGATCGATTCATTGGCCATTACGACGCCGGAGGATCAATCGATAATCATCTGTCTCAATGCGATCGATCCCGATGGTGACGCAGTGGATGTTACCGGGTCACTCAACGGCCCATTGAATGGTACGATCACAGGTCTGAGCGATAACGACACCTGCTTCACCTACATACCGAACGCCAATTACAACGGACCCGATACGGTTACGATCGAAGTATGCGACGGACTAGGTGCATGCGATGTGATCACAATTATCATTGATGTAACACCGGTGAACGATCCACCAATTGCAACGGATGACATCGTTTCCACAAATGAGGACACAGCGATCATCGTGAATGTGATAAGCAATGATAATGACGATATTGACGGTTCACCGCTCGACCCAACTTCAGTGACCGTGATCGGCGGTCCTCAGGACGGTACAGCGACAGTGAATGGAGACGGAACGATAACCTACATACCCGGTCCGAATTTCAATGGATCGGATTCCCTCATCTACGTGATCTGCGATACCGGTATACCATTGCCTGCGATCTGCGATACGGCTGTTGTGTACATCACGGTTACGCCGGTCAATGATCCGCCGTACGTTGAGGTAGGCGGAAATGTAGTGGATACTGTGTATGCCAATACCATGTTGAATACATCGATCATTATCTGTTTGAACGCGATCGATCCAGAAGGCGATGGAGTCGATGTGACTGCCGTGATCGTTAACCCAACGAACGGAACAGCGACGAACTTCGCGGATGGTGATACGTGCTTCACATACACACCCGATCCTGGTTACGTTGGTGGCGACACGCTGGTGATCACTATATGCGATAACCTCAATGCATGTGATACGATCGTCGTCATCATCAACGTAACGGATAACCTCCCGCCTTGGGCTGTTGATGATACCGCGTCGGTGAATGGTGGCGGTTCTGTTGTAATAGACAATGAAGCCAATGACAGCGATCCAGAAGGTGATCCGTTCACTACTACTGTTGCGACGGCTGGTAACGGAACTGTTGTGATCAATGGTAATGGAACACTGACCTATACCCCGGGTCCGACGTTCTGCGGTACGGATACCATCAGTTACACCATCTGCGATGATAATGGAGCTTGCGATTCCGCGATCATTCTGGTGATCGTGAACTGCCCTCCGGTTGCTGTGGATGATAGCCTATCGACGTTCGAGGATACGCCGATCACCATTGATGTGATGATCAACGATTACGATCTGAACGGTGATCCATTCTCTGTGACCGTTGCAACTGCCGGTAATGGAACGGTGGTGATCAATGGCGACGGATCGTTGACATACACGCCGGATCCGAATTACTGTGGGCAGGATATGATCACCTACACGATCTGCGATACCACAGGATTGTGCGATACCGGGATCGTAACGATCGATGTGATCTGTGTGAACGACCCCCCGATCGCGGTTGATGATAGTACCTCGGTTTCACAAGGAGGTGATGTAACGATCGATGTTGTGGATAATGATATCGATGTGGATGGTGATCCACTTACAGTGACCGATGCGACTGCGATCCATGGTGATGTGACCATCGATCAGGATGGTAACCTGTTCTACAGGCCGCATGTTGGCTATTGCGGACCGGATACCATAACCTACACTGTCTGTGATCCCGGGCCGCTATGCGATATTGGTCAAGTATTCATCACAGTAGAATGTTCGGATGATGCGCTAGCGATACCACAAGGCTTCTCACCGAATGGTGATAACATCGGTGATACGTGGGTGATCACTGGACTGGAGAATTATCCGCAGGCCAGTGTAACGATCTTCAACCGTTGGGGCAATAGCGTCTTTAGTGCTGCGCCATACATGAACGATTGGAAAGGGAATAACACGGGTTCATTCTCACTCGGAGAAGACCTGCCGAACGGAACGTATTGGTACATCCTGGATCTGGGGAATGGTGATGAAGCGCGCACCGGATATGTCTACATCAACCGATAACCAGAGCAACACCAAAGAGACATGAAGAAGCACTTGCACATTCTCCTAGCACTGGTACTTGCGATCGGATCAACGGTTGCCTCAGCGCAACAGGATCCGCAATACACCATGTACATGTGGAACATGATGGCCGTGAATCCGGCATACGCTGGATCCAATGAACTACTGAGCATTACTGCACTGGCCCGTCAACAATGGAGCGGCCTCGATGGCGCGCCAAGCACACAAAGTCTGGTCATCCAATCACCGCTAAAGAACGATAAGCTCGGCCTCGGACTCTCTGTTGTGAATGATAAGGTCGGTCCGGTGAATACCACATTGATCTATGGCGATTTTGCCTATCGCATCCGAACAGGACAGAATACGCGACTAGCGTTCGGACTGAAAGCAGGTATCAATCTGTTCCAAGCAAAAGTGGGTGAATTGGCGAATGTGAATGCATCGGACCCGGTTTTCCAACAGAACGTTTCCGGTAAACCCGCTCCCAATTTCGGTTTCGGATTGTACTACTGGGGCAAGAAAGGATACCTCGGTCTCAGTGCTCCCAAGTTGATGGAGAACAGTTATGGAACGGTGGTCACTTCCGCTGGTGAGACAGAGGTCCTGGCTGAAAAGAGACACTTTTTTCTTGTCGGTGGATACGTATTCACACTCAGCGATGCTGTAAAACTGCGGCCATCGTTCTTGGTAAAAGCAGTGGACGGCGCGCCGATCAGTATCGACCTCAGTGCGTTATTTGTCATCCATGATCGGTTCTGGATCGGTGGCGCTTACCGCAATCAGTCGAGCTGTTCCGCAATTGCAGCGTTCCAAGTAACGGATCAGTTCAAAGTGGGATACGCCTACGATTTTACAACGACAGAACTTCGCGGCTATCAAAGCGGTTCACATGAATTGATGCTCACTTACGATCTCCGTTTCAATAAGAATAAGATCCTCTCACCACGCTACTTCTGATCCATGCACACGCAGATGACCTATATGTATATGAACAGGACCATCATGACCGTGATCACTGCATTGTTGATCGCGACAGGATCCTACGCACAGAGCGGCCTGATCAAACGGGCGGATAAGAAATATGCAGCGTTCTCCTACATCGAAGCTGCCAGGTTGTATGAATTGGCTGTAGGGAAAGGTGCCGCGGAATTGGACGTTGCTTCGAACCTAGCAGATTGCTACTGGCGCTTACGCGATATGCGCAATGCGGAACGCTGGTACGCGAAAGCTGTAGCGCCGCCCACCGCAAGTCCACAGGATGTTTATCGGTACAGTGAGGTGCTGCGGAGCAACGGAAAGATCGCTGAGGCGGACCTCGTTCTGGAGCGATATAAAGGACTTGCTGCACAGGATTCGCGAACTGAATTGCAGGACAACGCCGTCGGTTATGTGAAGGAACTGAACGAACGGAATCTACTTGGCGCATCCGTGAAGAACCTTGATATCAATTCCGAACGATCAGACATGGGAGTGGGTATGCTCGGTGAGCAAGTAACATTCGCTTCCGCGCGAAGGGATAGGGCTGCAGAAGAACGGAACCATACGTGGAATGATGCGCCATTCCTTGATCTGTATGTAGCCGATGCAAGTACGACCGGTGACCTGACCAACGTGCGACCATTGGATGGCCCGTTCAATACCAAGTACCACGAAAGCAACTTGAGTGCGACCTCCGCAGGACAACAAGTGCTGTTCACACGGAACAACTACGATGGACATAAACGCGGCAAGGACGAAAGTGGTGTGACCGGTCTGAAAATGTATTCGACCTCGCGTTCGGGTACCGGTCCATGGGAGAAGGAAAATGCATTCATCCATAACAATGATCGGTACTCCGTTGGGCACCCTGCATTAACACCCGATGGCAACCGATTGTACTTCACCAGCAATAGACCGGGTGGAAAAGGCGGTACCGATATCTGGTATTGTGAGAAGGCCGGTATAGGCGGTTGGGGCCCCGCTGCGAATGCGGAAGGGATCAATACCGAAGGCAATGAAATGTTCCCGTTCATCACCACGGACAATGTGCTCTTCTTTGCTTCCGACGGTCACAAAGGCCTTGGTGGTCTTGATGTAATGATGGCGAATGTCACAGGCACCACATTCAGTAAAGTGCGGAATCCCGGTGCACCGATCAACAGTACTGCGGATGATCTTGGGTTCGTTCTGCGCAACAGTTCCAGCGGTTATTTTTCCAGCGATCGCCTTGGAGGAAAGGGTGATGATGATATTTATTCCGTTACGATCACTGCGAAGTTGCGGAATGAATTGAAGATCGATGGCATCGTAAGAGAGGGTACAACGAACGCACCATTGGCAGGTGTGCTGGTGAAGAAGGTCGGAGCGAATGGCGAGACACTTGATTCCACGATGACGGATGCCAGCGGTCGATACGGTTTCTCACTTGAACCTGGCCAGCAATACTCCATCACTGCGGAAAAGGAGGAGTTCATTAAATACGCAACGGACCTGGATCTATTAACTGAACTGGATACACTAGTGGAGAAGGATCTTACGCTGGTCAGTGCATTGGGGATCTCTTTCCTGATGCATGTCACCGACCTTGGAACAGGCGATCCGCTGAAGGATGTGAACGTGAACATCGTTGAAGATCGATCACCGGAACCATTGTTGATCGGCATGACTAATGACAAAGGAAACGTTCGTACGGCGCTGGAGAAACGAGCCATTGGTGACGAACTGAACATGCAGATCCGGCTTTCGCGCAAGGGCTACCTCAGCAAGAAGATCACGTACAATGAACTGATCAAAGCGTATGGAGAATTGAAGAAGAACGAATCAATGGAAGTGGGCCTTCAACCGGCAGCGAAAGGCGATGACCTCGGTTCGCTTATAGACCTACAGACGATCTATTTCGACGTGAACAAAGCGAATATCCGTCCGGATGCAGCCGCTGAATTGAATAGAATGGTGGAGGTGATGAATGATAACCCGGGGATCGTCATCGAGCTCGGTAGTCATTCCGATTGTCGCGGTTCCGTTGAGTACAACAGGGTATTGAGCGATAAACGTGCGAAGAGCAGTATGGCCTTCATCGTAAGCAAAGGGATCGCGCGTTCACGTATCACAGGAAAAGGATACGGCGAAAGCAAATTGGTGAACGATTGCCCGTGCGAAGGAAGCGTAGAGAGTACTTGTACAGAGGAACAACACCAACTCAATCGCAGAACGGAATTCATCATTAAGAAGATGTGATCTGGTATTTTCTAATAGAAAAAAGGAGCCGTGAACGTGGCTCCTTTTTTTGTTCGATGAATGCGTCTTTTCAAATGCACGCCCAGCTAAAA
The nucleotide sequence above comes from Flavobacteriales bacterium. Encoded proteins:
- a CDS encoding OmpA family protein; amino-acid sequence: MHTQMTYMYMNRTIMTVITALLIATGSYAQSGLIKRADKKYAAFSYIEAARLYELAVGKGAAELDVASNLADCYWRLRDMRNAERWYAKAVAPPTASPQDVYRYSEVLRSNGKIAEADLVLERYKGLAAQDSRTELQDNAVGYVKELNERNLLGASVKNLDINSERSDMGVGMLGEQVTFASARRDRAAEERNHTWNDAPFLDLYVADASTTGDLTNVRPLDGPFNTKYHESNLSATSAGQQVLFTRNNYDGHKRGKDESGVTGLKMYSTSRSGTGPWEKENAFIHNNDRYSVGHPALTPDGNRLYFTSNRPGGKGGTDIWYCEKAGIGGWGPAANAEGINTEGNEMFPFITTDNVLFFASDGHKGLGGLDVMMANVTGTTFSKVRNPGAPINSTADDLGFVLRNSSSGYFSSDRLGGKGDDDIYSVTITAKLRNELKIDGIVREGTTNAPLAGVLVKKVGANGETLDSTMTDASGRYGFSLEPGQQYSITAEKEEFIKYATDLDLLTELDTLVEKDLTLVSALGISFLMHVTDLGTGDPLKDVNVNIVEDRSPEPLLIGMTNDKGNVRTALEKRAIGDELNMQIRLSRKGYLSKKITYNELIKAYGELKKNESMEVGLQPAAKGDDLGSLIDLQTIYFDVNKANIRPDAAAELNRMVEVMNDNPGIVIELGSHSDCRGSVEYNRVLSDKRAKSSMAFIVSKGIARSRITGKGYGESKLVNDCPCEGSVESTCTEEQHQLNRRTEFIIKKM
- a CDS encoding type IX secretion system membrane protein PorP/SprF, producing MKKHLHILLALVLAIGSTVASAQQDPQYTMYMWNMMAVNPAYAGSNELLSITALARQQWSGLDGAPSTQSLVIQSPLKNDKLGLGLSVVNDKVGPVNTTLIYGDFAYRIRTGQNTRLAFGLKAGINLFQAKVGELANVNASDPVFQQNVSGKPAPNFGFGLYYWGKKGYLGLSAPKLMENSYGTVVTSAGETEVLAEKRHFFLVGGYVFTLSDAVKLRPSFLVKAVDGAPISIDLSALFVIHDRFWIGGAYRNQSSCSAIAAFQVTDQFKVGYAYDFTTTELRGYQSGSHELMLTYDLRFNKNKILSPRYF
- a CDS encoding tandem-95 repeat protein, yielding MSCSLRYCFTVLLVFIATASSFGIVVRFDDGAEFCRWELQAMAIQPPMLVIGDNDDDGVLDEVDLDDDNDGILDVAEMDCLITVPVAQDPNPSVTVDDGIVDITYTELTTTLATAVEGGYTYVYPEGFGTAEIEFAPAAVNMEFYLVDMDRLERVYLDVFDASGTLVPDVTAYVTVLGASITVASDATHSCDVSSTFDTSVDSFEPQVTVRFVFPFPVSRIRMDLYNASAGSPGYIIETLCVDRFSDGDALADRFDNDSDADGCPDALEGDGGFLLTDIDANGRLTGGVDGTGVPTAAGAGQADVSAYNDMVFAPICVPSGVPDAIDDVGGNIPEDGANGTINVIANDTDTDGNPTAPTNGPGQFTVDLNVGMQGIQITDPDATGVWTYDPATGVITFDPANNFNGSVSHIYQLCDPGGSCNSAFVSFNVTPVNDAPTAVDDSFDINEEGVPSVNVASNDGDIDNTNGQLTWSVLDGGTAAANGTIIFSPNGNLTYIPNVNASGTVSFTYQVCDLEPLCATAAATIIILEISDPPDAISDVGATLVEDGANGTINIIANDTDPEGNPTAPTNGVGQFTVDINTGLGGVQVNNTTVAGVWTYDPATGIVTFDPANNYNGTAAIQYQLCDPEGFCDIATISFVVTSVPDAPDAVDDNGGVLVEDGPNGTVNIIANDTDPEGNPSPPTNGLNQFRIDLNPVAAGIQTTVTNALGTWTYATATGIVTFNPANNYHGTATLSYQLCDPTGLCDNANITFVVSAQNDPPDAVDDIVLAPLIEDGANGTVNILSNDTDADGTVSAPTNGAGQYIIDLDPANPGYQLVLPTTQGFWSYNTTTGIVTFNPADNFFGTATTPYVLCDPDGGCDQANITFTVSSVNDLPDAQGEFGGTLLEDGVNGSVDILANDTDQDGDPVPPTNGPGEFTVDLDTGTPGVQTNMTNAVGVWTYDPVTGIVTFDPADNYYGTAQLTYELCDPEGACDQAAITFNVDPVNDPPIVNDDIDNTIQNGIVFTNVVANDTDSLDPNGGIDVTSITIIAGPFNGTANAELNGSISYLPDLDYVGPDSIQYTVCDVGYPLPVLCDTAWLFLTVDDLSPQALDDVSAVNEDDFVVIDVLANDNSPTGVLLIGTVAIVDLPTNGTAVVNPDGTITYTPDPNFNGADDFTYTVCNDAGFCSNATVVIDVIPVNDPPVAADDNYTTDEDTALIMDVLTNDSDPADPNGGIDSTSVTILNGPFNGTAVVNLDGTITYDPIPNYNGPDSLQYVVCDLGVPLPALCDTAYVFITVLPVNDAPVVNDPLGGTVDTLYVITSVNVPLTVCLLAFDLDGDPVDVTDALNGPSNGAISGLSNNDTCFTFTPNLDYVGMDTVNIVFCDDQGACDTINVVITVLPNSPPVITDNGGTPIDTLNVSTLTDVPLVICLNATDAEGDTLDATATLNGPNDGIMSGVNDGDTCVTYTPDPGYFGMDTVTVVVCDQNGGCDTVVVVITVIPNQPPVIVDENGTPIDSLAVTTPEDQPIIICLNAIDPDGDAVDVTGATFGPLNGTLNGLNDNDTCFTYIPDPDYNGPDTVTIQVCDGLGGCDVITMVIDVTPVNDPPIATNDTVTTNEDTAITVDVINNDNDDADGSPLDSASVTVIGGPQDGTATVNGDGTISYVPGLNFNGSDSLIYVICDTGVPLPAICDTAVVYITVTPVNDPPVITDGGGTSIDTLNVSTLVDVPIVICFFATDAEGDTLDATATLNGPTNGTMSGVNDGDTCVTYTPDPGFVGTDTVTVVICDPFNGCDTVVVVITVLSNQPPVIVDGNGTPIDSLAITTPEDQSIIICLNAIDPDGDAVDVTGSLNGPLNGTITGLSDNDTCFTYIPNANYNGPDTVTIEVCDGLGACDVITIIIDVTPVNDPPIATDDIVSTNEDTAIIVNVISNDNDDIDGSPLDPTSVTVIGGPQDGTATVNGDGTITYIPGPNFNGSDSLIYVICDTGIPLPAICDTAVVYITVTPVNDPPYVEVGGNVVDTVYANTMLNTSIIICLNAIDPEGDGVDVTAVIVNPTNGTATNFADGDTCFTYTPDPGYVGGDTLVITICDNLNACDTIVVIINVTDNLPPWAVDDTASVNGGGSVVIDNEANDSDPEGDPFTTTVATAGNGTVVINGNGTLTYTPGPTFCGTDTISYTICDDNGACDSAIILVIVNCPPVAVDDSLSTFEDTPITIDVMINDYDLNGDPFSVTVATAGNGTVVINGDGSLTYTPDPNYCGQDMITYTICDTTGLCDTGIVTIDVICVNDPPIAVDDSTSVSQGGDVTIDVVDNDIDVDGDPLTVTDATAIHGDVTIDQDGNLFYRPHVGYCGPDTITYTVCDPGPLCDIGQVFITVECSDDALAIPQGFSPNGDNIGDTWVITGLENYPQASVTIFNRWGNSVFSAAPYMNDWKGNNTGSFSLGEDLPNGTYWYILDLGNGDEARTGYVYINR